The Dethiosulfovibrio peptidovorans DSM 11002 genome has a window encoding:
- the ilvD gene encoding dihydroxy-acid dehydratase, whose protein sequence is MNSDFVKKGFERAPHRSLMKANGYTDWEIDRPWIGIVNAYNSIIPGHIHLNRIAGAVKAGVYAAGGLPLEFPVIGVCDGIAMGHKGMKFSLPSRELIKDSIELMTQAHGLDGLVLVTNCDKIIPAMAMAAATLDIPSIVISGGAMLAGSSPGCATDLSTVFEAVGKKAVDQISDKELLELEDSACPTCGSCSGMFTANTMNCMMEALGLALPWNGTIPAVFAARDRLAKDAGRQIMELLEKDIRPSKILTKKAFENAVAVDMALGGSTNTALHLPAVAHSAGVVLTLEDMDAISRRTPHLCSMSPGGAHHIEDLWKAGGIQAVLKELLDADLIHGDSITCTGRTVAENVAEAEIKDRSVIHPVSDPVDPEGGIAVLKGTLAPDGAVVKQTAVSPEMMRHRGPARVFESEEAAGEAIMKGLISDGDVIVIRYEGPKGGPGMREMLAPTSAIMGRGQGGSVALITDGRFSGATRGASIGHVSPEAAAGGPIGLVEDGDEIVIDIPARKLDLMVDADELERRKREWTPTMQPGATSYLERYRAFVTSGNRGAVFQD, encoded by the coding sequence TTGAACAGCGATTTCGTAAAGAAGGGGTTCGAGAGGGCTCCTCATCGATCCTTGATGAAGGCAAACGGTTACACCGATTGGGAGATCGACCGTCCCTGGATAGGGATCGTCAACGCCTATAACTCGATCATTCCGGGGCATATTCACCTCAACCGCATAGCCGGAGCGGTGAAAGCCGGCGTCTATGCGGCAGGAGGTCTACCTCTGGAGTTCCCCGTAATAGGGGTGTGCGACGGAATAGCCATGGGGCACAAGGGGATGAAGTTCTCCCTTCCAAGCAGAGAGTTGATAAAGGACTCTATAGAGCTTATGACCCAGGCCCACGGTCTGGACGGTCTTGTTCTTGTGACAAACTGCGATAAAATCATTCCGGCCATGGCGATGGCGGCGGCCACTCTGGATATACCTTCCATAGTGATCAGCGGAGGTGCCATGTTGGCAGGTTCCTCACCCGGTTGTGCCACCGACCTGAGCACGGTATTCGAGGCGGTGGGGAAAAAGGCGGTCGATCAGATATCCGATAAGGAGCTTCTCGAGCTAGAGGATTCGGCCTGTCCTACCTGCGGTTCCTGTTCGGGAATGTTCACCGCCAACACCATGAACTGCATGATGGAGGCTTTGGGACTTGCACTTCCATGGAATGGAACCATTCCAGCCGTGTTTGCCGCCAGGGATCGTCTGGCCAAGGACGCCGGCAGACAGATCATGGAACTGTTGGAGAAGGATATCAGGCCCAGCAAGATATTGACGAAAAAGGCCTTCGAGAACGCTGTGGCGGTCGATATGGCTTTGGGAGGTTCCACCAACACGGCTCTCCATCTTCCCGCCGTCGCCCACTCTGCCGGGGTTGTACTAACCTTGGAGGACATGGACGCCATCAGTCGCCGTACACCTCACCTGTGCAGCATGAGCCCTGGCGGAGCCCATCATATAGAGGATCTCTGGAAGGCCGGAGGAATCCAGGCTGTGCTGAAAGAGCTCCTGGACGCCGATCTTATCCACGGAGATTCGATCACCTGCACCGGTCGTACCGTGGCGGAGAACGTGGCTGAAGCGGAGATCAAGGACAGGTCGGTTATCCATCCCGTCTCCGATCCTGTTGACCCCGAGGGTGGTATAGCCGTCCTCAAGGGAACGCTGGCTCCCGACGGAGCTGTGGTCAAACAGACCGCCGTATCTCCCGAGATGATGCGTCACAGAGGGCCAGCCAGGGTTTTCGAGTCGGAGGAGGCAGCAGGAGAGGCCATAATGAAAGGCCTCATCTCCGACGGAGACGTTATCGTCATCCGTTACGAGGGGCCTAAGGGTGGTCCTGGAATGAGGGAGATGCTTGCTCCCACCTCGGCGATAATGGGAAGAGGTCAGGGCGGCTCGGTGGCTCTCATAACCGACGGGCGTTTCTCCGGGGCCACCAGAGGAGCCTCCATAGGACACGTGTCGCCGGAAGCCGCCGCAGGAGGACCTATAGGGCTTGTCGAAGACGGCGACGAGATAGTGATAGATATACCTGCCAGAAAATTGGATCTGATGGTTGATGCCGATGAATTGGAACGCCGCAAGAGGGAATGGACCCCAACGATGCAGCCAGGGGCCACCTCGTATCTGGAGCGCTACAGGGCTTTCGTGACGTCCGGCAACAGAGGGGCGGTTTTTCAGGACTGA
- a CDS encoding methyl-accepting chemotaxis protein produces the protein MSLRGKMSLWIIVPVTLVFLTVISVVGTAVRKTYMSQLEDNVLTTTFRYANQVQNDLIHLTQTAEKLRDGFIGLRETGATREQYDSLLRSTLEGDPFIFGLYTVWEPNLLDGKDHVYRGKPGYNDDGRYTPWVARSGSKATIQPCTAQGGYLKPGGFYLDIKDSGRARIFPPATWTFEGDKVTVVDYGIPIIHRGEFLGAIYSELELSGIREIVENITPLDTGYASILTDQGIYVASPEDELLGERSDNIKLDRIIEEILQEKTYSITSDHQGESMLHQYVPISIQGVDRPWIFELVFPMGKAMAPIRKLTVTLAVVAAVSLIFLACLIWYISRRITDPVRNVASIAGKAGSGDISAREGDFGPMAKDEVGELARSLALMLEAQRDMIGQARNQSDRTSEKARSITERSDATARAMEKVRTAVFQLINDLETSSASLEQANAGIEEISGGAISVAERTTDGAEIAARTSDRAEKSASHMSSLMEKVTLAEQASRSGSSDMEQLGESVGSISSFVETITKIADQTNLLALNAAIEAARAGEAGKGFAVVAEEVRKLAEESSVAAGSIDGLIGNLQSQTKASMEMTKENASDMSEALILAQDTKNYMEESIKDIRDLNEAIQDIAAVSQEQAASSKEMALVLDSVTSTVAQMVDRIRTVGDSSEKTLEIAKSMVFDSEDLMENTEKLREDMGRFKL, from the coding sequence ATGAGCCTCAGAGGAAAAATGTCGCTCTGGATCATCGTACCGGTAACGCTGGTCTTTTTAACCGTCATATCGGTGGTAGGAACGGCAGTCAGGAAAACCTACATGAGCCAACTGGAGGACAACGTACTGACTACTACCTTTCGATATGCAAACCAGGTTCAAAACGACCTTATTCATCTCACCCAGACGGCAGAAAAACTTCGGGACGGATTTATCGGCCTCCGGGAAACCGGAGCCACCAGGGAACAGTACGACAGCCTGCTCAGGAGCACCCTGGAAGGAGACCCATTTATATTCGGTCTATACACTGTATGGGAACCCAACTTACTCGACGGCAAAGACCATGTCTACAGAGGCAAACCAGGATATAACGACGACGGAAGATACACACCGTGGGTCGCCCGCTCAGGGTCAAAGGCCACCATACAGCCCTGCACAGCCCAGGGAGGCTACCTGAAACCGGGAGGTTTTTACCTCGATATAAAGGACTCTGGTAGGGCAAGGATCTTTCCTCCCGCTACATGGACATTCGAAGGCGACAAGGTCACTGTCGTGGACTACGGTATACCCATAATACACAGAGGTGAATTCCTAGGGGCCATTTACTCTGAGTTGGAACTCTCAGGGATAAGGGAAATAGTCGAAAACATAACCCCTCTGGACACCGGCTACGCCTCCATCCTCACCGATCAGGGAATCTACGTTGCATCTCCCGAGGATGAGCTCTTGGGAGAGAGAAGCGATAACATCAAACTAGACCGAATCATAGAAGAGATCTTACAGGAAAAAACCTACTCTATAACCTCGGATCATCAGGGAGAATCTATGCTACATCAATACGTCCCCATCTCCATACAGGGAGTGGACAGACCCTGGATATTCGAGCTGGTTTTTCCCATGGGGAAGGCCATGGCTCCTATCAGGAAACTCACCGTGACCTTGGCTGTGGTCGCCGCTGTCTCACTGATCTTTTTGGCATGTCTTATATGGTATATATCCAGAAGGATAACCGACCCTGTCAGAAACGTGGCTTCCATAGCAGGGAAAGCCGGAAGCGGAGATATTTCCGCCAGAGAGGGCGATTTCGGCCCTATGGCGAAAGACGAAGTTGGAGAACTGGCCCGATCATTGGCCCTGATGCTCGAAGCCCAAAGGGACATGATAGGACAAGCCAGAAACCAGTCCGATAGGACATCGGAAAAAGCCCGATCCATAACGGAACGAAGCGACGCCACAGCCAGAGCGATGGAAAAAGTCCGAACGGCAGTGTTCCAGTTGATAAACGATCTGGAGACAAGCTCCGCCTCTCTGGAACAGGCTAACGCCGGCATAGAGGAGATATCCGGAGGGGCAATCTCCGTGGCGGAGAGGACCACCGACGGAGCGGAGATCGCCGCCAGGACCTCTGACCGGGCGGAAAAATCTGCATCCCATATGTCTAGCCTTATGGAGAAGGTAACCTTGGCGGAGCAAGCCTCGCGCAGCGGCTCCTCGGACATGGAGCAACTGGGAGAATCGGTCGGTTCCATATCGTCCTTCGTCGAAACGATAACTAAAATCGCCGATCAGACCAACCTATTGGCACTCAACGCCGCCATAGAGGCGGCCAGAGCGGGAGAGGCCGGAAAGGGTTTCGCCGTGGTCGCCGAGGAAGTCCGAAAACTGGCGGAGGAATCCTCCGTAGCAGCCGGAAGCATAGACGGACTGATAGGAAATCTACAGTCTCAGACAAAAGCATCCATGGAGATGACCAAAGAAAACGCCTCCGACATGTCCGAAGCTCTAATCCTGGCTCAAGATACTAAAAACTACATGGAAGAATCAATAAAGGATATCCGCGATCTAAACGAAGCCATACAGGACATAGCCGCCGTATCTCAGGAACAGGCAGCCTCCAGCAAAGAGATGGCCTTGGTCTTGGACAGCGTCACATCCACGGTAGCTCAGATGGTGGATAGGATACGTACTGTAGGAGACTCCTCGGAGAAAACCCTTGAAATAGCGAAAAGCATGGTATTCGACTCGGAGGACCTCATGGAAAATACCGAAAAACTCAGAGAAGACATGGGAAGATTTAAGCTATAG
- a CDS encoding RrF2 family transcriptional regulator translates to MKLSTKTRYGLRAMIDLARGYGTGRPISISEVAKNQTLSESYLEQLFSKLRKSGLVSSVRGAQGGYLLSRDPKEILTSEIIDSLEGPISLADCVDYGTCERGGCCPARFLWEKVSDSIERVTSSTTLWDIIEEYDRECTG, encoded by the coding sequence ATGAAGCTGTCGACTAAAACCAGATATGGACTCAGGGCGATGATAGACTTGGCTCGAGGCTACGGTACCGGTCGTCCTATATCGATAAGCGAGGTCGCCAAGAACCAGACTCTGTCCGAGAGCTATCTGGAGCAGCTTTTCTCCAAGCTCCGGAAATCCGGTCTGGTATCCAGCGTCAGAGGCGCTCAGGGAGGGTATCTTCTGAGTAGAGATCCTAAAGAGATCCTTACCTCGGAGATAATAGATTCTCTAGAGGGGCCCATCAGCCTGGCCGATTGCGTGGACTACGGTACCTGCGAGCGAGGAGGCTGCTGTCCAGCCAGGTTTCTTTGGGAAAAGGTGAGCGACAGCATAGAGAGGGTTACGTCGTCTACTACCCTTTGGGATATAATTGAGGAATACGACCGAGAGTGTACCGGTTGA